Proteins encoded together in one Columba livia isolate bColLiv1 breed racing homer chromosome 3, bColLiv1.pat.W.v2, whole genome shotgun sequence window:
- the HDDC2 gene encoding 5'-deoxynucleotidase HDDC2, with protein MAAGPSGGGLLPFLRLLGQLKRVPRTGWVYRNVAKPESVSDHMYRMAMMALVSEDKSLNKDRCIRLALVHDMAECIVGDIAPADNISKEEKHRREESAMQQLTQLLSEDLGKEIYGLWEEYENQCTAEAKFVKQLDQCEMILQAFEYEELENTPGRLQEFYDSTAGKFVHPEIVQLVSQINTERNKKIAATSHPHS; from the exons ATGGCGGCGGGGCCGAGCGGCGGCGGGCTGCTGCCCTTCTTgcggctgctggggcagctgaaG AGAGTACCGCGGACGGGATGGGTGTACAGGAACGTGGCAAAGCCGGAGAGCGTGTCCGATCATATGTACAGGATGGCGATGATGGCTTTGGTGAGCGAAGACAAAAGCCTTAACAAGGACAG ATGCATACGATTAGCTTTGGTTCATGATATGGCTGAATGCATTGTTGGAGATATTGCTCCTGCAGATAATATCTCGAAAGAGGAGAAACACAGGAGAGAAGAG tcagctATGCAACAACTGACCCAGCTTCTATCAGAAGACCTTGGAAAAGAAATCTATGGACTCTGGGAA GAATATGAAAACCAGTGTACTGCAGAAGCCAAGTTTGTAAAACAGTTGGATCAGTGTGAGATGATACTGCAAGCATTTGAGTACGAAGAGTTGGAAAACACACCTGGCAGACTGCAGGAATTTTACGATTCAACTGCTG GAAAGTTTGTTCACCCAGAAATCGTCCAGCTTGTATCTCAGATTAAcacagaaaggaataaaaaaatagctGCTACATCTCATCCACATTCCTGA